From one Ochrobactrum vermis genomic stretch:
- a CDS encoding alpha/beta fold hydrolase encodes MSELLFETDANPNPHGIKAGLLEAKGGKTLRYAILKAETRPIRGTVVLLQGRNEFIEKYFETMTDLSARGFTVVTFDWRGQGGSHRLLKDRQRGYVRNFDDYCDDLDLILDQVALPDCPPPFYILGHSAGALVALSAMGRLTSRISRMVLCAPFMGLDGQRLSDDNVRRIASAFRWLGLGQVYASGGRRLASRPFAGNPLTSDPARFMRNMEIPRLHPDLALGGPTARWLWSALETARRINQPDFYKGPTVPVLIIAAGADRVVSTSVIERFVARTRNISLTTITGARHEMLQEVDFYREQLWAAFDAFIPGSSEVETMPETIEPAISGI; translated from the coding sequence ATGTCGGAACTGCTTTTCGAAACCGATGCGAACCCGAACCCGCATGGGATAAAGGCTGGGCTGCTTGAAGCGAAGGGCGGCAAAACCCTGCGCTATGCCATTCTGAAAGCCGAAACGAGGCCGATACGGGGAACAGTGGTCCTGCTCCAGGGGCGCAACGAATTCATCGAAAAATACTTCGAAACCATGACCGATCTGAGCGCACGCGGTTTCACGGTCGTGACTTTCGACTGGCGCGGACAGGGCGGCTCACACCGGCTGCTGAAAGATCGTCAGCGCGGTTACGTTCGCAATTTCGACGATTATTGCGATGATCTCGACCTCATCCTTGATCAGGTCGCTTTGCCCGACTGTCCCCCGCCCTTCTACATTCTCGGTCATTCTGCCGGTGCGCTTGTAGCACTTTCCGCGATGGGCAGACTGACATCGCGCATCAGTCGCATGGTGCTTTGTGCGCCCTTCATGGGGCTTGATGGTCAAAGGCTCAGCGACGACAATGTACGCCGCATCGCATCCGCCTTTCGATGGCTTGGCCTCGGCCAGGTTTACGCCTCCGGCGGCCGCAGACTGGCTTCGCGACCCTTTGCAGGAAATCCGCTGACCAGTGACCCGGCTCGCTTCATGCGGAATATGGAAATTCCACGCCTTCACCCGGATCTTGCACTTGGCGGCCCGACTGCCCGCTGGCTCTGGAGCGCGCTCGAAACAGCACGCCGCATCAATCAGCCGGATTTTTACAAAGGACCGACAGTACCGGTCCTCATCATTGCCGCTGGAGCGGATCGTGTGGTTTCCACGTCGGTGATCGAGCGCTTCGTGGCGCGCACGCGCAATATCTCGCTGACGACGATTACCGGCGCCCGTCATGAAATGCTTCAGGAAGTCGACTTTTATCGTGAGCAGCTCTGGGCCGCCTTCGATGCGTTCATTCCCGGTTCTTCGGAAGTTGAAACCATGCCGGAGACCATTGAGCCTGCGATCTCCGGCATCTGA
- a CDS encoding antifreeze protein has protein sequence MRKAVLAFAALATVATGFATPSLAADSGLRVQIQYYDDDGYRPPRPYPGPRPDWDGGPDRRPGWGDDYGRRDIMGPRRVARSLERRGYDVGDIRLNRDTYFVRATRPNGRRVIVMVDAYSGRIVGERRPGGY, from the coding sequence ATGAGAAAAGCTGTTCTCGCTTTTGCCGCACTTGCCACCGTCGCGACCGGTTTTGCGACCCCCTCCCTTGCAGCCGATAGCGGCCTGCGCGTTCAGATTCAGTATTACGATGATGACGGCTACCGTCCGCCGCGCCCTTATCCGGGACCGCGTCCCGATTGGGATGGCGGACCGGACCGCCGCCCAGGCTGGGGCGACGATTATGGCCGTCGCGACATCATGGGACCGCGCCGTGTCGCACGCTCGCTGGAACGCCGCGGCTATGACGTCGGCGATATACGCCTCAACCGCGACACCTATTTCGTACGGGCCACAAGACCGAACGGTCGTCGCGTCATCGTCATGGTCGATGCCTATTCAGGCCGCATCGTCGGCGAGCGCCGCCCTGGCGGATACTGA
- a CDS encoding Hsp20 family protein has protein sequence MRHVDFSPLYRSTVGFDRLFTMLDTLASPEGNQSYPPYNIERTGENTYRITMAVAGFSESELEIEAHRNQLSVKGQKADENASDVGEVLYRGIASRAFERRFQLADFVEVAGASLKNGLLHIDLKREIPEQMKPRKIEVTKAGSDGAQQIEAKTAH, from the coding sequence ATGCGTCACGTAGATTTTTCCCCGCTCTATCGTTCCACGGTTGGTTTCGATCGGCTTTTCACCATGCTTGATACGCTCGCTTCGCCGGAAGGTAACCAGTCCTATCCGCCGTATAATATCGAGCGCACGGGTGAGAACACCTATCGCATAACCATGGCGGTTGCGGGTTTTTCCGAAAGCGAACTCGAAATCGAAGCGCATCGCAACCAACTGTCCGTCAAGGGCCAGAAGGCCGATGAAAATGCTTCCGATGTTGGCGAAGTTCTCTATCGTGGTATTGCCTCGCGTGCTTTCGAGCGCCGGTTCCAGCTTGCCGACTTCGTTGAAGTTGCCGGTGCGAGCCTGAAGAACGGTCTCCTGCACATCGATCTCAAGCGCGAGATTCCAGAACAGATGAAACCGCGCAAGATCGAAGTTACCAAGGCCGGCTCTGACGGCGCTCAGCAGATCGAGGCAAAGACTGCCCACTAA
- a CDS encoding threonine aldolase family protein, translating into MHFASDNWAGAHPKIAESLSLHAAGFAAAYGASEIDKRVEQRFNELFEREVAVFFVGTGTAANSLALASVNRPGGVSLVHREAHVIEDECGAPEYFTGGARLHPIDGAHGRIDPELLKRELKRFNPAFVHAGQPMAVSITQATEVGTLYQPEHIATISKICRDAGLPLHLDGARFANALVSLDMTPAEMTWKQGVDIVSFGGTKNGCWCAEALVFMDPARAKDLPFIRKRAAQLFSKTRFVAAQFDAYLQDDLWLELARHSNALATRLASHINASSQMRLAWKPEANEVFAIMKQSVYDRLRNAGAIFYDWNPPHSEVNRISDGEIFARFVTSFANTEEDVDRFADMIV; encoded by the coding sequence GTGCACTTTGCGTCAGACAATTGGGCAGGCGCCCATCCAAAAATCGCCGAGAGCCTTTCGTTACATGCTGCGGGTTTTGCGGCAGCCTATGGCGCCAGCGAAATCGACAAGCGCGTGGAACAGCGGTTCAACGAACTGTTCGAGCGTGAAGTCGCAGTCTTCTTTGTCGGAACCGGTACAGCGGCCAACTCGCTGGCGCTCGCCAGTGTCAACCGGCCGGGCGGTGTGTCGCTGGTGCACCGTGAGGCGCATGTGATTGAGGACGAATGCGGCGCGCCAGAATATTTTACCGGCGGCGCACGTTTGCACCCGATCGACGGTGCGCATGGCCGTATCGACCCTGAACTTCTCAAGCGCGAATTGAAGCGCTTCAACCCGGCTTTCGTTCATGCCGGGCAGCCCATGGCCGTCAGCATCACGCAGGCGACCGAAGTCGGCACGCTCTACCAGCCCGAACATATCGCCACCATTTCCAAGATCTGCCGCGATGCCGGCCTGCCGCTGCACTTGGACGGCGCACGGTTTGCCAACGCGCTTGTTTCGCTGGACATGACGCCGGCAGAAATGACCTGGAAACAGGGCGTGGACATCGTTTCCTTCGGTGGCACAAAAAACGGCTGCTGGTGCGCCGAAGCACTTGTCTTCATGGACCCCGCACGCGCCAAGGATCTGCCGTTCATTCGCAAGCGCGCAGCACAACTCTTTTCAAAGACGCGTTTTGTAGCAGCACAGTTTGACGCTTACCTGCAGGATGATCTCTGGCTTGAACTGGCCCGTCATTCGAACGCGCTTGCAACACGCCTCGCCAGTCATATCAATGCGTCGAGCCAGATGCGCCTTGCCTGGAAACCGGAAGCCAATGAGGTCTTCGCCATCATGAAACAGTCGGTCTATGACCGTCTGCGCAATGCCGGGGCAATCTTCTACGACTGGAACCCGCCGCATTCGGAAGTGAACCGCATCAGCGACGGCGAAATTTTCGCCCGCTTCGTGACGAGTTTCGCCAATACGGAAGAAGATGTCGACCGTTTTGCCGATATGATCGTCTGA
- the hisN gene encoding histidinol-phosphatase: MLIDKAFFSEVAAAAAAETLPRFRQLTEIDNKYSVGFDPVTEADRAAERAIRAVIAGAFPNHGILGEEYGPENIDRSHVWVIDPIDGTRAFISGLPVWGTLVGLTIDGDAKAGMMSQPFTGELFYSDGNGAYLVRGGGEGTPRRLSVRKNAALADATMFTTTPALFKGESRKGFDRLEGAVRLSRYGVDCYAFAMLASGFADIVVEAGLQPYDIVALIPLIEQAGGVVTQRDGSPAEKGGDVVAAASPELHRAVLDLLNG, from the coding sequence TTGCTGATCGACAAGGCATTTTTTTCCGAAGTGGCTGCTGCAGCGGCTGCTGAAACGCTTCCGCGTTTTCGTCAGCTGACGGAAATAGACAACAAATATAGCGTAGGTTTCGATCCGGTGACCGAAGCGGACCGTGCGGCGGAACGTGCGATTCGGGCGGTTATTGCTGGTGCCTTTCCCAACCATGGTATTCTTGGGGAAGAATATGGGCCGGAGAATATCGACCGCAGCCATGTCTGGGTCATCGATCCCATTGACGGAACCCGTGCCTTCATTTCCGGACTGCCGGTTTGGGGCACGCTTGTGGGCCTGACCATCGATGGGGATGCCAAGGCGGGAATGATGTCGCAACCCTTCACGGGGGAATTGTTCTACAGCGACGGTAATGGCGCCTATCTCGTGCGTGGCGGCGGGGAGGGCACGCCGCGCCGTCTGTCCGTGCGCAAGAATGCCGCTCTGGCCGATGCGACAATGTTCACAACGACACCCGCCCTTTTCAAAGGGGAAAGCCGCAAGGGATTTGACCGTCTGGAAGGCGCTGTGCGGCTGTCGCGTTATGGAGTTGATTGCTATGCCTTCGCCATGCTGGCAAGCGGGTTTGCTGATATCGTGGTTGAAGCCGGTCTGCAGCCTTATGACATCGTCGCTCTCATTCCGCTGATCGAGCAGGCCGGTGGTGTGGTGACGCAACGCGATGGCAGTCCGGCGGAAAAGGGTGGTGATGTTGTCGCCGCAGCTTCACCCGAATTGCACAGGGCAGTTCTCGATCTTTTGAACGGTTGA